From a single Notolabrus celidotus isolate fNotCel1 chromosome 7, fNotCel1.pri, whole genome shotgun sequence genomic region:
- the LOC117815686 gene encoding zinc finger protein 628-like isoform X1, with protein sequence MPNNKPTSSERDSQKHPSRSQQTGVGVFDVRGHTEARGSDHRRAPQPHPAARTAPRARTATHGHAQLAVMADCVGFQAQIASIIEILANSAVMEICKLVEDGYAALRVQMEEERVRSEQEKRGLRDKLRDVEVRMRSCERKMRRRSQHALHFRATAAPDDLPPPPPPPPLPLPPASCEDKLLHHISKQEDSGVFLQVKQEKEDREDCNLDLKVEVNIRAECGLSAALEPNEETPSRDIVLDQNITSPSSSSQPPSSPPEASMDLTCRSRAKRKSSKPVMNSVTLGGGVAAPETGLTDGALKPEVQTDDAADEDTPPSQLSAPPDSDEPSPERLAGLGLDLAWMQERVSHLGAAYAVAQLGLNSETGHPSTFPSQGGADSLDGPPTMLFTGGAHEIAAFAASFDMAAAAAAAAVVAAPPPPPPPPPLPTAPPAPPTSQRRPYRTGATAKEPAVCAVCGRVFPSGTALELHQRVHTGERPYTCPHCGKGFAQPNNLRVHLLIHTGERRYRCSLCGKSFISSSHLKRHRTVHTQEKPYSCSRCGQSFSQMCSVRRHRQQSQCGL encoded by the exons ATGCCCAACAACAAACCCACGTCATCAGAGCGCGACTCTCAGAAACATCCCAGCCGATCCCAGCAGACAGGCGTCGGTGTGTTTGATGTCCGCGGTCACACAGAGGCGCGTGGATCTGATCACCGCCGCGCCCCGCAGCCGCATCCCGCCGCGCGCACAGCTCCCCGCGCACGCACAGCCACGCACGGACACGCACAGCTGGCGGTGATGGCGGACTGTGTCGGCTTCCAGGCGCAGATCGCCTCCATCATCGAGATCCTGGCGAACTCCGCGGTGATGGAGATCTGCAAGCTGGTGGAGGACGGGTACGCGGCACTGCGCGTGCAGATGGAGGAGGAGCGTGTGAGGAGCGAGCAGGAGAAACGAGGCCTGCGGGACAAACTGCGGGACGTTgaggtgaggatgaggagctgcgagaggaagatgaggagacGGAGTCAGCACGCGCTGCATTTCAGGGCGACGGCAG CACCTGAtgatcttcctcctcctcctcctcctcctcctcttcctcttcctcctgcctcCTGTGAAGACAAACTCCTCCATCACATCTCAAAG CAAGAGGACTCTGGAGTGTTTCTGCAGGTGAAGCAGgagaaggaggacagagaggactgTAACCTGGACCTGAAGGTGGAGGTGAACATCAGGGCGGAGTGTGGTCTGTCTGCAG CCCTGGAGCCCAATGAAGAGACCCCCTCCAGAGACATTGTTCTTGATCAAAACatcacctccccctcctcctcctcccagcccccttcctcccccccaGAAGCCTCCATGGACCTGACCTGCAGGTCTCGAGCCAAACGTAAGTCCTCCAAACCTGTGATGAACAGTGTGACGTTGGGTGGGGGCGTCGCAGCCCCTGAGACGGGTCTGACAGACGGAGCTCTGAAACCAGAGGTTCAGACTGATGATGCTGCGGATGAAGACACCCCCCCCTCCCAGCTGTCGGCCCCCCCGGACTCAGATGAGCCGAGCCCGGAGCGGCTTGCCGGTCTTGGTCTAGACCTGGCCTGGATGCAGGAAAGGGTCAGCCATCTTGGAGCAGCATATGCGGTGGCTCAGCTGGGACTAAACTCAGAGACGGGTCACCCCTCCACCTTCCCCTCACAGGGCGGGGCAGACAGTCTGGATGGCCCCCCCACCATGCTCTTCACAGGTGGAGCTCATGAGATAGCTGCTTTCGCCGCCTCCTTCGacatggccgccgccgccgctgcagctgctgtggtagctgcacctcctccaccacctcctccaccccccctccccacaGCTCCTCCTGCCCCCCCCACCAGCCAGAGGAGGCCTTACAGGACCGGCGCTACAGCTAAAGAGCCTGCCGTGTGTGCCGTGTGTGGTCGGGTCTTCCCTAGCGGCACCGCCCTGGAGCTGCACCAACGAGTCCACACGGGGGAGAGACCGTACACCTGCCCCCACTGCGGGAAAGGCTTCGCTCAGCCCAACAACCTGCGTGTGCACCTCCTTATCCACACGGGGGAACGGCGCTATCGCTGCTCACTGTGCGGGAAGAGCTTCATCTCGTCCAGCCACCTGAAGAGACACCGCACCGTTCACACGCAGGAGAAACCGTACAGCTGCTCGCGCTGCGGACAGTCCTTCAGCCAAATGTGCAGCGTTCGACGACACCGGCAGCAGTCCCAGTGTGGACTGTAG